Within the Nocardioides aurantiacus genome, the region CGCTCCAGCGGCTCGTGGCGACGGGGCTGGTCCGCCGGCTCCTCCGCGGGGTGTACGCCGCCGCGCAGGCGCCCGACGACCTGCTGCTCCGCGCGACCGCGCTCGGGCTGGTCCTCCCGCCGGCCGAGGTGGTCTGCGGCAGGACCGCGGCGTGGCTGCACGGCGTCGACGTGCTGCCGCGGACGGCGCTGCGGACACCGCCGCCGCTCGAGGTCGTCGACACCGGCGACAACCACGTGCGCCGGCCGGGCGTCGACGGCCGCCGCAGGATGCTGCTGAGGCGTGATGTCGAGGTCGTCCACGGCGTCCGGGTGACGACGGCCCACCGCACGGCGCTCGACCTCGGCCGGCTGCTGTGGCGGTACGACGCCCTGGCCGCGCTCGACGGGTTCGTGCGGGCCGGCGTACTGCGGGAAGGCCTGCTGGACGACCTCGACCGGTTCCGCGGGTTCCGCGGCGTCCGGCAGCTCCGAGCCCTCGCGCCGCTCGCCGACGGCCGGGCGCAGTCGCCGGGGGAGTCGGCACTCCGGCTCTGGTGGTAGGACGCGCTGCTGCCGACGCCCGAGCCGCAGGTGCTGGTCGAGACGGACGCGTCGTACGTCCTGGTCGACATCAGCGACCCGGTCTGCCGGTTCGGGGCGGAGTACGACGGCGAGGAGTTCCACACCTCGCCCGAGGACAGGGCGCACGACGCGGCGCGGCGCTCCTGGCTCGTCGAGGAGCGCGACTGGACGATCGAGGTGTTCACCAAGCACGACGTCTACGACCCAGGTGCCGATCCGGTCGCGCGACTGCAGGAGGGTCACGAGCGCGCCCGTCGTACGCACCGTCGGTGGTCTCCGGGGCGCCGCTCCGCGTGACCGCACCGACAGAACTGCCCGCTCGGCGGCACCGGGCCCAGCAGAACTGCCCGCTCGGCGTCTCCGGGCCCAGCAGAACTGCCCGGTCGGCG harbors:
- a CDS encoding type IV toxin-antitoxin system AbiEi family antitoxin domain-containing protein, coding for MRSDWWDDERRFLGAAFPLPLDQPFSAVDAARCGVSRYALQRLVATGLVRRLLRGVYAAAQAPDDLLLRATALGLVLPPAEVVCGRTAAWLHGVDVLPRTALRTPPPLEVVDTGDNHVRRPGVDGRRRMLLRRDVEVVHGVRVTTAHRTALDLGRLLWRYDALAALDGFVRAGVLREGLLDDLDRFRGFRGVRQLRALAPLADGRAQSPGESALRLWW